In Blattabacterium cuenoti, the following proteins share a genomic window:
- the asnS gene encoding asparagine--tRNA ligase gives MIKKYSIKELLNKWDFFLNKKVLVEGWIRSFRYSIFIILNDGSTINNLQIVLSKNFDKTILEKITIGTSIKAIGIITKSIGKKQLIELKSSDITIYGVTNSKDIQKSILQPKKHSLEKLREQAHLRFRTTIFSCVMRVRNHLSFSIHKYFQDHGFFYLHTPIITTSNCEGSGKMFQVTTLVNKVDDTKDFFKCKTYLSVSGQLEAETACMGLGKVYTFGPVFRAENSNTSRHLSEFWMIEPEIAFYRLKENMDLAEDFLKSIIKYILKNSIEDLLFLNEHSWSNCNKKIYLIDKLKTILKYPFKRISYTKVITILSNEEKKRNIKFSHPIIWGMDLQSEHEQYLVDNYFKTPVIVFDYPSHIKAFYMRINEDRKTVKAMDILFPGIGEIVGGSEREERYEILLERIKEAKIDEKKLWWYLETRIFGTVPHSGFGLGFDRLVQFITGMHNIRDVIPFPRTPNHAEF, from the coding sequence ATGATAAAAAAATATTCTATTAAAGAGTTATTAAATAAATGGGATTTTTTTTTGAATAAAAAAGTTTTAGTTGAAGGATGGATTCGTTCTTTTCGTTATTCTATTTTTATTATTTTAAATGATGGATCGACAATTAATAATTTACAAATTGTTTTATCAAAAAATTTTGATAAAACAATTTTAGAAAAAATAACTATTGGAACTTCAATTAAAGCAATAGGTATCATTACAAAAAGCATTGGAAAAAAACAATTAATAGAGCTAAAATCTTCAGATATTACTATATATGGGGTTACAAATTCAAAAGATATTCAAAAATCCATTTTACAGCCTAAAAAACATAGTTTAGAAAAACTAAGAGAACAAGCTCATTTACGTTTTCGTACAACTATTTTTAGCTGTGTCATGAGAGTTCGTAATCATCTATCTTTTTCTATACATAAATATTTTCAAGATCATGGATTTTTCTATTTACATACTCCAATTATTACTACTTCAAATTGTGAAGGTAGTGGAAAAATGTTTCAAGTTACCACTTTAGTAAATAAAGTAGATGACACAAAAGATTTTTTTAAATGTAAAACTTATCTTAGTGTATCTGGACAATTAGAAGCAGAAACTGCATGTATGGGATTAGGAAAAGTTTACACTTTTGGTCCTGTATTTCGTGCAGAAAATTCAAATACTTCACGTCATTTATCTGAATTTTGGATGATAGAACCAGAAATAGCTTTTTATAGATTGAAAGAAAATATGGATCTTGCCGAAGATTTTTTAAAATCTATTATAAAATATATTCTTAAAAATAGTATAGAAGATTTATTATTTTTGAATGAACATTCATGGAGTAATTGTAATAAAAAAATCTATCTTATAGATAAATTAAAAACTATATTGAAATATCCATTCAAAAGAATCAGTTATACAAAAGTTATAACTATTCTTAGTAATGAAGAGAAAAAAAGAAATATAAAATTTTCTCATCCAATTATATGGGGAATGGATTTACAATCAGAACATGAGCAATATTTAGTAGATAATTATTTTAAAACTCCAGTAATAGTATTTGATTACCCTTCTCATATTAAAGCTTTTTATATGAGAATAAATGAAGATAGAAAAACTGTAAAAGCAATGGATATTTTATTTCCTGGAATAGGAGAGATTGTTGGAGGATCCGAAAGAGAAGAACGCTATGAAATACTATTAGAACGAATAAAAGAAGCAAAAATAGATGAAAAAAAATTATGGTGGTATCTAGAAACACGTATTTTTGGTACTGTTCCTCATAGTGGATTTGGTTTAGGTTTTGATCGTTTAGTTCAATTCATTACAGGAATGCATAATATTCGTGATGTTATTCCTTTTCCAAGAACTCCAAATCATGCAGAATTTTAA
- the rpoN gene encoding RNA polymerase factor sigma-54, with amino-acid sequence MLKQKLLQKAQHKLSPQQIKLLKLVQLSTLDFEQRVKQELEENPALEEEEPLSELEEYLEEKNGIDDSEGAEEDQNKIDISEIDEYLNDDEILDFSRYNIDNNTNYYNEDLLYISPIISGISFQDYLKSQLHTFRFLNEKDLLIADFILGNIDDNGYIRRKITSISDDILLILGISVKEEEIERIIKNYVQKLDPIGVGSRNLQECLLIQLKKEEKSKEIFFAKKIVIDYFDDFVKKHYQKLQKKLQVTKKYLRKVISKIEKLNPKPGRVYSENTKSLDQIIPDFTISIIDGKLELSLNQINTPELKVSSSYLKMLNFHKKFAKNDNTIMFIKQKIDSAKWFVDAIKQRQNTLMLTMTAIMNYQKEYFLTGDLYKIKPMILKNISQNIGLGISTVSRVANSKYVNTPYGTFLVKSFFSEKMINKDGEEISSIEIKKLLEESINKENKKNPLTDERLSKILEKKGYLVARRTVAKYRDQMHIPIARMRKIL; translated from the coding sequence ATGTTAAAACAAAAATTATTGCAAAAAGCACAGCATAAACTTTCTCCACAACAAATTAAATTATTGAAATTAGTTCAATTATCTACCCTAGATTTTGAACAAAGGGTTAAACAAGAATTAGAAGAAAATCCAGCTTTGGAAGAAGAAGAACCTTTATCAGAATTAGAAGAATATTTAGAAGAAAAAAATGGAATTGATGATTCAGAAGGAGCAGAAGAAGATCAAAACAAGATTGATATTTCTGAAATAGATGAATATTTAAATGATGATGAAATTTTAGATTTTAGTCGTTATAATATTGATAATAATACAAATTATTATAACGAAGATCTATTATATATTTCGCCAATTATTTCTGGAATATCTTTCCAAGATTATTTAAAAAGTCAATTACACACATTTCGATTTTTAAATGAAAAAGATTTATTAATAGCAGATTTCATATTGGGAAATATAGATGATAATGGTTACATAAGAAGGAAAATTACATCTATATCAGATGATATACTTTTAATACTTGGCATTTCAGTAAAAGAAGAAGAAATAGAGAGAATTATCAAAAATTATGTTCAAAAGTTAGATCCAATAGGTGTTGGATCTAGAAACTTGCAAGAATGTTTACTTATTCAATTGAAAAAGGAAGAAAAAAGTAAAGAAATTTTTTTTGCAAAAAAAATTGTGATAGATTACTTTGATGATTTTGTTAAAAAACATTACCAAAAATTGCAAAAAAAATTACAGGTTACAAAAAAATATTTACGAAAAGTTATTTCTAAAATAGAAAAACTAAATCCAAAACCAGGAAGAGTTTATTCTGAAAATACTAAAAGTTTGGATCAAATTATTCCAGATTTTACAATTTCTATAATCGATGGAAAGTTAGAATTATCTTTAAATCAAATAAATACACCAGAACTTAAAGTGTCTTCTTCTTATTTAAAAATGTTAAATTTTCATAAAAAATTTGCAAAAAATGATAATACTATCATGTTTATAAAACAGAAAATAGATTCTGCAAAATGGTTTGTAGATGCTATAAAACAACGTCAAAATACATTAATGTTAACAATGACTGCTATTATGAATTATCAAAAAGAATATTTTTTAACTGGAGATCTATATAAGATAAAACCTATGATTTTAAAAAATATTTCTCAAAATATTGGATTAGGAATTTCTACAGTTTCACGTGTTGCAAATAGTAAATACGTAAATACTCCATATGGAACTTTTTTAGTTAAAAGTTTTTTTTCTGAAAAAATGATTAACAAAGATGGAGAAGAAATTTCTTCTATAGAAATAAAAAAACTTCTAGAAGAATCAATAAATAAAGAAAATAAAAAAAATCCATTAACTGACGAAAGATTATCTAAAATTTTAGAAAAAAAAGGTTATTTAGTAGCTAGAAGAACAGTAGCTAAATATAGAGATCAAATGCATATACCAATTGCAAGAATGCGTAAAATTTTATAA
- a CDS encoding aldehyde dehydrogenase family protein, translating into MVKLKKIHRMYQTFNPVNNRILKTYSFLSEKEINKKLSIADNAYNKWKNYSFEYRIKCLIQLSHTLYKTIDILSYYITQEMGKPITQSRLEIKKSISLCKYYYNIDISIFLKNISTSYKKSYVIYEPIGAILGITPWNYPIWQPIRSAIPNLLLGNVILIKPAINTTECSIFLEKIFLESGFPKGVFQILLVDNNKIEHIIKNDIIQGITFTGSYYTGKIIGSLSGKYIKKSILELGGNDSFIVMRDVDEKIEKIAKLATKSRLNNTGQACISAKRFIVDESIIDDFIHIVIKEMKKYCKGNLYDDSTKIGYLSRSDLSEKLNQQYFDIISNGGEVCLEIEREDNFFSPSLLKIKHDNLLVNKEEIFGPIGLIISFSKEEEIPFIVNNTIYGLGSSIWTKDLEKAEKLSKKIETGMIFINEIVKSDPRFPFGGIKKSGYGRELSDLSIMELSNCKVIVMNEL; encoded by the coding sequence ATGGTAAAACTAAAAAAAATACATAGAATGTATCAAACCTTTAACCCTGTTAATAATAGGATTTTAAAAACCTATTCTTTTTTATCTGAAAAAGAAATCAATAAAAAGTTATCTATAGCTGATAATGCATATAATAAATGGAAAAATTATTCTTTTGAATATAGAATTAAATGCTTGATCCAATTATCTCATACTCTTTATAAAACAATAGATATTTTATCTTATTATATCACTCAAGAAATGGGGAAACCTATAACTCAATCTCGTTTAGAAATAAAGAAGAGCATAAGTTTATGTAAATATTATTATAATATAGATATATCTATATTTTTAAAAAATATATCTACTTCATATAAAAAATCATATGTTATTTATGAACCCATAGGGGCTATATTAGGAATTACACCTTGGAATTATCCTATATGGCAACCTATAAGGTCTGCTATTCCTAATTTATTATTAGGAAATGTTATTCTTATTAAACCTGCTATAAATACAACTGAATGTTCTATTTTTTTAGAAAAAATATTTTTAGAATCTGGATTTCCAAAAGGTGTTTTTCAAATTTTATTGGTCGATAACAATAAAATAGAACATATTATTAAAAATGATATTATACAAGGAATTACTTTTACAGGTAGTTATTATACTGGAAAAATAATAGGAAGTTTATCAGGAAAATATATAAAAAAATCAATTTTGGAATTAGGAGGAAATGATTCATTTATTGTAATGAGAGATGTAGATGAAAAAATAGAAAAAATAGCAAAATTAGCTACAAAATCTAGATTAAATAATACTGGTCAGGCATGTATTTCAGCAAAAAGATTTATTGTAGACGAATCAATTATAGATGATTTTATACACATAGTAATAAAAGAAATGAAAAAATACTGCAAAGGTAATTTATATGATGATTCTACGAAAATAGGTTATCTTTCTAGAAGTGATTTATCTGAAAAATTAAATCAACAATATTTTGATATTATATCAAATGGAGGGGAAGTATGTTTAGAAATTGAAAGAGAAGATAATTTTTTTTCTCCATCCTTATTGAAAATAAAACATGATAATTTATTAGTGAATAAAGAAGAAATATTTGGACCGATAGGTTTAATAATTTCTTTTTCTAAAGAGGAAGAAATTCCTTTTATTGTTAATAATACAATATATGGGTTAGGTTCTTCTATTTGGACTAAAGATTTAGAAAAAGCAGAAAAACTATCTAAAAAAATAGAAACTGGAATGATATTTATTAATGAAATAGTAAAATCTGATCCACGTTTTCCTTTTGGAGGAATAAAAAAATCTGGATATGGAAGGGAATTATCAGATTTATCTATCATGGAGTTGTCCAATTGTAAAGTTATAGTAATGAATGAATTATAA
- a CDS encoding SufE family protein, with the protein MILQKREEIIKEKFELLNDWEEKYEYLIDLGKKLPKKSKEFKTEDKLINGCQSKVWLEAKLKKDFRVSFDADSDALLPRGMVALVIGLYSNLFPFEIISSNTNLISQIGLQTFLSPIRANGILLFIKKIKFYAIAFNIKISVGLNGKTKKNT; encoded by the coding sequence ATGATTTTACAGAAAAGAGAAGAAATAATAAAAGAAAAGTTTGAACTCCTAAATGATTGGGAAGAAAAATATGAGTATTTGATTGACTTAGGAAAAAAATTACCAAAAAAATCAAAAGAATTTAAAACTGAAGATAAATTAATTAATGGATGTCAATCTAAAGTTTGGTTAGAAGCTAAATTAAAAAAAGATTTTCGTGTTTCTTTTGATGCAGATAGTGATGCTTTATTGCCTAGAGGAATGGTAGCACTTGTTATTGGTTTATATTCAAATCTTTTTCCTTTTGAAATTATTTCCTCAAATACAAATTTGATTTCTCAAATAGGACTTCAAACTTTTTTGTCACCTATTAGAGCTAATGGAATATTACTTTTTATAAAAAAAATAAAATTTTATGCCATAGCTTTCAATATAAAAATTTCTGTCGGTTTAAATGGTAAAACTAAAAAAAATACATAG
- the metE gene encoding 5-methyltetrahydropteroyltriglutamate--homocysteine S-methyltransferase, translating to MLKHNLGYPRIGIKRELKNSCEAYWNNKNDLNNLFEIGRKIKKENWEVQNKAGLDLIPCNDFSFYDHVLDMALLLGVIPEEYMSIHHNNPMDLYFSMARGFQKDEWDIRAMEMTKWFNTNYHYIVPEFDKTQKFFIFSNKIFEEVNEAKKIIKFTKKIKPVLIGPVSFLFLGKEKQRSFHKMDLIEKLVPIYIQIIHKLQNEGVNWIQLDEPILGLDLSDREKETFKYAYKEIGNKISSEILLTSYFDGISENISLLKNISIKALHIDLVEDSRQLHKILPFLKESNINLSLGIVNGRNVWINNYANSIKKIKKSIDFLGEDRIMIAPNCSLIHVPIDIESENLIHKDIKNRMAFAKQKIYELIDLEKIIKGDKNILLENKNIIEKYKNEFNEKVKKIEISNENFNRKNTFEIRQKKQKEKLNLPIFPTTTIGSFPQTKEIRSIRNKFRKKIISKEKYTKKIKEFIVDVIEKQEKINIDVLVHGEFERTDMVEYFSEKLQGILSTENGWVQSYGSRCVKPPIIYGNVNRMDDMTIDWICFAQSRTTKLVKGMLTGPVTILQWSFVRDDQPIYDTAYQIAWAIREEVLSLEKNGIKIIQIDEPAIREGLPLKKKNWKFYFDWAIKAFRMSSSGVKDETQIHTHMCYSEFNDIFEHIADMDADVITMETSRSKMELLKAFSDFSYPNEIGPGVYDIHSPRIPSVEEIYDLIEKASKKLPIKNIWINPDCGLKTRKWEEVLKSLKNMTEAAKIARIKLVNQLS from the coding sequence ATGCTGAAACATAATTTGGGTTATCCTCGTATAGGAATAAAAAGAGAATTAAAAAATTCTTGCGAGGCTTATTGGAATAATAAAAATGATTTAAATAACTTATTTGAAATTGGAAGAAAGATAAAAAAAGAAAACTGGGAAGTTCAGAATAAAGCTGGTTTAGATTTAATTCCATGTAATGATTTTAGTTTTTATGATCATGTTTTAGATATGGCTTTATTATTAGGTGTAATTCCAGAAGAATATATGTCTATTCATCATAATAATCCTATGGATTTATATTTTTCTATGGCTAGAGGATTTCAAAAAGATGAATGGGATATAAGAGCTATGGAAATGACAAAATGGTTTAATACTAATTATCATTACATAGTTCCAGAATTTGATAAAACTCAAAAGTTTTTCATTTTTTCAAATAAAATTTTTGAAGAAGTAAATGAAGCAAAAAAAATAATAAAGTTTACAAAAAAAATTAAACCTGTATTAATAGGTCCTGTATCTTTTCTTTTCTTAGGAAAAGAAAAGCAAAGATCTTTCCACAAAATGGATTTGATTGAAAAATTAGTCCCTATTTATATACAAATAATTCATAAACTTCAAAATGAAGGAGTCAATTGGATTCAATTAGATGAACCAATTTTAGGATTAGATCTATCTGATAGAGAAAAAGAAACTTTTAAATATGCTTATAAAGAAATAGGGAATAAAATTTCTTCGGAAATTTTATTAACCTCTTATTTTGACGGAATTTCAGAAAATATATCCCTTCTTAAAAATATTTCTATAAAAGCTTTGCATATTGATTTAGTAGAAGATTCAAGACAACTTCATAAAATACTTCCTTTTTTAAAGGAATCGAATATAAATCTATCTTTAGGAATTGTTAATGGAAGAAATGTATGGATAAATAATTATGCTAATTCAATTAAAAAAATAAAAAAATCTATAGATTTTTTAGGAGAAGATCGTATAATGATAGCTCCAAATTGTTCATTGATTCATGTTCCAATAGATATTGAATCAGAAAATTTAATTCATAAAGATATAAAAAATAGGATGGCTTTTGCTAAACAAAAAATTTATGAATTAATTGATTTAGAAAAAATTATAAAAGGAGATAAAAATATATTATTAGAAAATAAGAATATAATAGAAAAATATAAAAATGAATTTAATGAAAAAGTAAAAAAAATAGAAATAAGTAATGAAAATTTTAATAGAAAAAATACTTTTGAAATAAGACAAAAAAAGCAAAAAGAAAAATTAAATCTTCCTATTTTTCCAACTACAACTATAGGTTCATTTCCTCAAACAAAAGAAATTAGAAGTATACGTAATAAATTTCGAAAAAAAATAATTAGTAAAGAAAAGTATACAAAAAAAATCAAAGAATTCATTGTAGATGTTATTGAGAAACAAGAAAAAATAAATATTGATGTTTTAGTTCATGGAGAATTTGAAAGAACTGATATGGTAGAATATTTTTCAGAGAAACTTCAAGGTATATTGTCAACAGAAAATGGTTGGGTTCAAAGTTATGGAAGTAGATGCGTTAAACCTCCTATTATTTATGGAAATGTTAATAGAATGGATGATATGACTATTGATTGGATATGTTTTGCTCAATCAAGAACAACTAAATTAGTAAAAGGAATGTTAACTGGCCCTGTTACTATTTTGCAATGGTCTTTCGTAAGAGATGATCAACCTATTTATGATACGGCATATCAAATTGCTTGGGCTATTAGAGAAGAAGTTCTATCTCTAGAAAAAAATGGAATCAAAATTATTCAGATAGATGAACCAGCAATAAGAGAAGGATTACCTCTTAAGAAAAAGAATTGGAAATTTTATTTTGATTGGGCTATAAAAGCTTTCCGTATGTCTTCCAGTGGAGTAAAAGATGAAACACAAATACATACGCATATGTGTTACAGTGAGTTTAATGATATATTCGAACATATTGCAGACATGGACGCTGATGTTATTACAATGGAAACTTCCAGATCTAAAATGGAATTATTGAAAGCTTTTTCAGATTTTTCTTATCCAAATGAAATAGGACCTGGAGTATATGATATTCATTCTCCAAGAATTCCTTCTGTAGAAGAGATATACGATTTAATAGAAAAAGCTTCTAAAAAACTACCAATTAAAAATATATGGATCAATCCTGATTGTGGATTGAAAACTAGAAAATGGGAAGAAGTATTAAAATCACTTAAAAATATGACAGAAGCTGCAAAAATAGCTAGAATAAAATTAGTTAATCAACTATCTTAA
- a CDS encoding putative sugar nucleotidyl transferase, with amino-acid sequence MNFILYDGIEWRNLFPLTFTRPVSEIRLGFFTIKERWEKYIGKKIDDVITQPFLSKKYSSYQKKIFKDVFFINSSYLPNEEFVSLILSLERNEAISFHGEIIAFRKKEFYFSYEKKISNEIEYQKIYEVKKIIHIKNTWDIFIHNKIVLENDFLFYTKNRKSYPLLGNNNILLYKERIFLEEKLETHNVVLNAKYGPIYIDKGVTLMEGTIIRGPACIGKRSTLNIGCKIYGGTTIGPFCKINGEIENTVIFSYSNKSHDGFLGNSVLGEWCNLGAGTNVSNLRNDYSKVTVWNYEIKDFVLTNIQFFGMIMGDHSKSAINTQFNTATIVGVGASIFGFGFPPRHIPSFSLGGIQNNDRKIPFHRVCKTAHIVMNRRNIHFSVLEKNILKYLYQENLEF; translated from the coding sequence ATGAATTTTATACTATATGATGGAATAGAATGGAGGAATTTATTTCCTTTAACTTTTACTAGACCTGTATCAGAAATACGATTAGGTTTCTTTACAATAAAAGAAAGATGGGAGAAATATATAGGAAAAAAAATTGATGATGTTATAACACAACCATTTTTATCAAAAAAATATTCGTCTTATCAAAAAAAAATTTTTAAAGATGTATTTTTTATAAATTCTTCATATCTTCCAAACGAAGAATTTGTAAGTTTAATTCTTTCTTTAGAAAGAAATGAAGCTATTTCTTTTCATGGAGAAATAATAGCTTTTAGGAAAAAAGAATTTTATTTTTCTTATGAAAAGAAAATATCTAATGAGATAGAATATCAAAAAATTTACGAAGTAAAAAAAATTATTCATATAAAAAATACATGGGATATATTTATACATAATAAGATTGTATTAGAAAATGATTTTCTATTTTATACAAAAAATAGAAAATCCTATCCTTTATTAGGAAATAATAATATCCTACTTTATAAAGAAAGAATATTTTTAGAAGAAAAATTAGAAACTCATAATGTTGTATTAAACGCTAAATATGGTCCTATATATATTGATAAAGGAGTAACACTTATGGAAGGAACTATCATAAGAGGACCTGCTTGTATTGGAAAAAGATCTACATTGAATATAGGATGTAAGATATATGGCGGAACTACAATTGGTCCTTTTTGCAAGATAAATGGAGAAATAGAAAATACTGTAATTTTTTCTTATTCTAACAAATCTCATGATGGTTTTTTAGGAAATTCAGTTTTGGGAGAATGGTGTAATTTAGGTGCTGGGACTAATGTATCAAATTTAAGAAATGATTACTCTAAAGTGACAGTTTGGAACTATGAAATAAAAGACTTTGTATTAACTAATATTCAATTTTTTGGAATGATAATGGGGGACCATTCTAAATCAGCAATAAATACTCAGTTTAATACAGCTACTATCGTAGGTGTCGGAGCTAGTATATTTGGTTTTGGATTTCCTCCTAGACATATTCCTTCTTTTTCTTTAGGAGGAATACAGAATAATGATAGAAAAATTCCTTTTCATAGAGTATGTAAAACAGCTCATATTGTTATGAACAGGAGAAATATTCATTTTTCTGTTTTAGAAAAGAATATTTTAAAATATTTGTATCAAGAAAATTTAGAATTTTAG
- a CDS encoding type B 50S ribosomal protein L31, with protein MKNKIHPENYRPVVFKDINNDKILICRSTVKTKDTIKIDGHKYPLYKMEISSYSHPFFTGEKRFLGKTGPAEKFKRKYEKYKKL; from the coding sequence ATGAAAAATAAAATTCATCCAGAAAATTATAGACCTGTTGTTTTTAAAGATATTAACAACGATAAAATTTTGATTTGTAGATCAACAGTAAAAACAAAAGATACAATTAAAATAGATGGACATAAGTATCCGTTATATAAAATGGAAATATCTAGTTATTCACACCCTTTTTTTACTGGAGAAAAAAGATTTTTAGGAAAAACTGGTCCAGCAGAAAAATTTAAGAGAAAATATGAAAAATATAAAAAATTATAG
- a CDS encoding 3-oxoacyl-ACP synthase III family protein: protein MICSIITGTGHYLPNKIIKNDHFLKYEFYDKRGKIDQSNEEIIKKFQDITEIKERRYIDRGLLNSDIATIAAKKALYNSKIYKEKIDYIISAHNYGDIHPLSFQSNIMPSISARVKNKLKIKNRRCKPYDMIFGCPGWIEGMILADQLLRSKYAKNILITSSETLSKVIDPHDRNAMIFSDGAGAVVLSAIDIKNEKNGIIYHDSQCDNNEEFNYLTNGPSLNPNYKKSLINIRMNGRRIYEYALTKVPNMLKNILDKAGIHLNDIKKIIIHQANAKMDYAIIKRLLRLYNYSSLNKEFISKIMPMTIQKFGNSSVATVPTLLDLILKGKMSPHKINPGDTILMASLGAGMNVNGMIYRFPKKIIK from the coding sequence ATGATTTGCTCAATCATTACAGGAACAGGACATTATTTACCAAATAAAATTATAAAAAATGATCATTTTTTGAAATATGAGTTTTATGATAAAAGAGGTAAAATTGATCAATCTAATGAAGAAATTATTAAAAAATTTCAAGATATTACGGAAATAAAAGAAAGAAGGTATATAGATAGAGGATTATTAAATTCTGATATAGCTACTATTGCTGCAAAAAAAGCTTTATACAATTCAAAAATATATAAGGAAAAAATAGATTATATTATATCTGCCCATAATTATGGAGATATACACCCTTTATCTTTTCAGTCAAATATTATGCCTTCTATATCGGCTAGAGTAAAAAATAAATTGAAAATAAAAAATAGAAGATGTAAACCATATGATATGATTTTTGGATGTCCAGGTTGGATAGAAGGGATGATTTTAGCAGATCAACTATTACGATCTAAATATGCTAAAAATATATTAATCACAAGTTCAGAAACTTTATCAAAGGTTATAGACCCACATGATAGAAATGCAATGATTTTCTCAGATGGAGCCGGTGCTGTTGTATTATCAGCAATTGATATAAAAAATGAAAAAAATGGAATTATTTATCATGATTCTCAATGTGATAATAACGAAGAGTTTAATTATCTTACTAATGGTCCTTCTTTAAATCCTAATTATAAAAAATCTTTAATTAATATTAGAATGAATGGAAGAAGAATTTATGAATACGCGCTGACAAAGGTTCCAAACATGTTAAAAAACATACTTGATAAAGCTGGTATACATTTGAATGATATAAAAAAAATTATCATACATCAGGCAAACGCAAAAATGGATTATGCAATTATAAAGAGATTGCTAAGATTATATAATTATTCTTCTTTAAATAAGGAATTTATATCTAAAATAATGCCAATGACTATTCAAAAATTTGGTAATTCTTCTGTAGCTACGGTTCCAACCTTACTAGATTTAATTCTTAAAGGAAAAATGTCTCCGCATAAAATAAATCCTGGAGATACTATATTAATGGCGTCTTTAGGGGCTGGAATGAATGTAAATGGAATGATTTACCGTTTTCCTAAAAAAATAATTAAATAA
- the ubiE gene encoding bifunctional demethylmenaquinone methyltransferase/2-methoxy-6-polyprenyl-1,4-benzoquinol methylase UbiE — protein MNNNNEFLLKKEKKIINMFNHISKKYDIINQILSFGIDSLWRKKAVCLLNEYTKKYNKKKEKNILDLATGTGDLAILLANKFTDSTIIGLDPSEEMLKIAREKIKNNLLKIKIIQGYSQNIPFENERFDIVTIAFGIRNFQYINSSMKEIHRILKPSGILEILEFSIPENFFLKRIYYIYSHFIINKIGNFVSGSNFAYDYLEKSIKLFYQKNKINDFLKYHKFNIINIQKLTFGIATIYLSRKK, from the coding sequence ATGAATAATAATAACGAATTTTTGTTAAAAAAAGAAAAGAAAATAATAAATATGTTTAATCATATTTCCAAAAAATATGATATAATTAATCAAATTCTTTCATTTGGAATAGATTCTTTATGGAGGAAAAAAGCAGTATGTTTGTTAAATGAATATACAAAAAAATATAATAAGAAAAAAGAGAAAAACATACTAGATCTAGCTACAGGAACTGGAGATTTAGCAATTTTATTAGCAAATAAATTTACTGATAGCACAATTATAGGATTAGACCCGTCTGAAGAAATGTTAAAAATTGCTAGGGAAAAAATAAAAAATAACTTATTAAAAATTAAAATAATTCAAGGTTATTCTCAAAATATTCCATTTGAGAATGAAAGATTTGACATAGTAACTATTGCTTTTGGAATAAGAAATTTTCAATATATCAATTCTTCTATGAAAGAAATACATAGAATCCTTAAACCATCAGGTATATTGGAAATACTGGAATTTTCCATTCCTGAAAATTTTTTCTTGAAAAGGATATACTATATATATTCTCATTTTATTATCAATAAAATTGGGAATTTTGTATCAGGAAGTAATTTTGCTTATGATTATTTAGAGAAGTCTATTAAATTGTTTTATCAGAAGAATAAAATAAATGATTTTTTAAAATATCATAAATTTAATATTATTAATATCCAAAAATTAACTTTTGGTATTGCTACTATTTATTTATCAAGAAAAAAGTAA